A section of the Oryza sativa Japonica Group chromosome 1, ASM3414082v1 genome encodes:
- the LOC4324553 gene encoding small ribosomal subunit protein eS10z-like: MIISKKNRREICKYLFHEGVLYAKKDYNLAKHPKVDVPNLEVIKLMQSFKSKEYVRETFSWQHYYWYLTNDGIEHLRSYLNLPSEVVPNTLKKSAKPPSRPFGSGPPGDRPRGPPRFEGDRPRFGDRDGYRGGPRGAPGDFGGEKGGAPAEFQPSFRGSRPGFGRGGGGAFGGGASSME; this comes from the exons ATG ATCATCTCCAAGAAGAACCGCCGCGAGATCTGCAAGTACCTCTTCCATG AGGGAGTCTTGTATGCCAAGAAGGACTACAACCTGGCCAAGCACCCAAAGGTTGATGTGCCCAACTTGGAGGTGATTAAGCTCATGCAGAGCTTCAAGTCAAAGGAGTATGTGAGGGAGACCTTCTCGTGGCAGCACTACTACTGGTACCTGACCAATGATGGCATTGAGCACCTCCGCAGCTACCTCAACCTGCCATCTGAGGTTGTGCCTAACACCCTCAAGAAGTCTGCCAAGCCCCCGTCTCGCCCATTCGGCTCTGGCCCTCCTGGTGACCGCCCCAG AGGCCCGCCTCGCTTTGAGGGTGACAGGCCCAGGTTTGGTGACAGGGATGGTTACAGGGGTGGCCCACGTGGTGCTCCAGGTGATTTTGGTGGCGAGAAGGGTGGTGCTCCAGCTGAGTTCCAGCCATCTTTTAGG GGTAGCAGACCTGGCTTTGgtcgtggcggtggtggcgcatTCGGTGGTGGCGCATCTTCCATGGAGTAA